The Fusarium musae strain F31 chromosome 10, whole genome shotgun sequence DNA window AGTCCCAGCGCCCCAGGCGGAACACCACACATGCACATGGTACGCGCCCTCGCCTCCGCGCTAGTAATATTCTTCTACCGCCGCATCCGCAACGTGAATCCCCTGGTTTTGCAAGATAGTGTGAACGATGTTGTTGAGTCGCTGCATGCGTTTGATGAAGCGTTGGAGAGGAATAATTTGCTGGGACCAGGGACAGCGTGGCCGGCTTTTATAGCTGGGGCGGAGGCGAGGGCGAGACAGAGGAGGGATATTGGGGAGTGGTTGGATAAGGGGTTTGGGAGGAGTGGGTTCGAGAGTTATAAGGCGGCGAAGGAGGTGTTGGTGGAggtttggaggaggagggatgAGGCGGAGGGGATGTCTGGGGATGTGTGTACGTGGATGGAGGTTTGTAGGGATTTACGTCGGTGGCCGTTGGTGTCGTAGCACGGGATAATGATTACGAATTTATGCAAGCTGTCAAGTATGTATTGATTGAGACTATGTTTGACTTCGAATTGTTGCTCTCCGTCCTGGTGCGACAGCCTTGCACGGTGTATCATGTCCAATGTTGGTCCTACAGGAGCAGCTGGCCCTCTTTGCGTGCCGATCGTGGTTATCGAGAGACAGGCACAAAAAAGCGCACAGCCAGTGAACTCAATCCACAACTGATCGGCTGATCTGCAGGTTCACAGAGACCTCAATCTTTGCCTGAGCCGTGTAATGGAGACTTCCCCCCGAGTACTCATTGGCTCGAGACTTGATGCCACTCGCAAGCTTATCCTTTGTTTCGAAATCAGCCATTCCATCGCCTTAGAGAGGATGCTCGCCCACCCTAGTATCGGTAAGTCGGCGGTGGCATGAGGACGCGGCATGGCTTGGTTCGAGTCGTCGCGATCAGACAAGGACATCAGCGCAAGGCGACATTTTGCGATGACTTGGACGGTCTGCACAGACAACATTGGTAGATGGAGCGTCGGCGAACAGCGGATACACGTCACGGACATTGGGTATCTGTGATCATTCTCAGTGACGTCCCATCACATGGCTTCAAAAGACGGACGGGCTATCGACGTGGCGAGTTGTCGGAACCCATGCGATTGATCTTGCCTCGATGTCGGAGCCTTTGTAGGCCAGGTCTCGCAGTACCAAGTATCGGAACAATCGTCGCGAAGGCTGGCCCATAGACGTTGAGGGCCGACGAGCGATGCGGGTTCCGCTCTCAGCGCGCCCCGAGTCTGGATAGTAAAAACACCGAGACAGGTCTGGGATGATTGGAAACAGGCTCAGCAAACTCTCTCTGCCTTGTCAGGTCCAAAAAGCTTGCGAAGTCCATCCCCCATCATCCCAACCTGTCTTCTTGTAGGCTCATCCAACCTCAGTAGACTGAAACCCAGCAAGAACATTCGCCCTAAACCAAGGAACGTAAACATCTCTCGCCCATCTAGCCAACTCCCGTATCCCCGCGACAACAGCATACGTATCAAGAATACTCTGCGTCGTGCCAAACTGTCTCTCCGTCCAAAGAACAGTCTTATCCCCCTCCAACGTCGAAAACACAAAGAGCCAGCGATGCCCCTGAACTATGATCCCCGGTATAAACCCCAACTGTCCCAAAACCTCGTTCGCCTTTTGATTCCGCTGTATTTCTTCTTCCGCTGTCAAAGGCTGTGGTGTAAGCCCGATAACGGAGCGGAGGAAAGACCACTGCGCTGCGTGCCATACTCCCATCTGGAGTTGCGCGGCGTCGAGTTCTTTGCCGGGACGCTTAGTCTCGATGCTCAGAACTATAGGGGATAGTTGGAGGGGCGCGAAGTCGGTGTGGTTTACGGTGAGGGTTGGGGTTTGACGGCCGAGTGCTTGGAGGGCGGGGGAGTCGGTGGGATTGAGGTAGAGGCAGAAGTCGATCATTTTGGCTGTCGAGGAGTAGGGTACGAAGCGACGATGCGGGCGGGCGGTGGTGCTAGCAAAGAGTTAGCCAGAAGATTCGTGATACTGAAGACTGCAAAGCTTACCAGGAAGTAAAGTTGAGAGGCGCGGCTGTCGAAGCGTCCGGTTCTCTTAGGATAGCCTCAAGCAGACGATGATGCACTTCCATATTCCACGCCGCCTCTTCGTGGTTCGTATCATGACAGTGACGCGCATAATTACATATCTGAACTATTTCCTCTGGTAGAGGAACTCGTCCCGGTAGCGTATCGTCACCCTCTTCTTTGAACGCAAACCTCCACAAGCGCGCATTCTGCTCCCTCAAAAATGGGCTCTCCAGAATAGCACTCTTCTTATCAGCAGGCAATATCTCAATCCTACTTCCAATTTCCTGAATTGTATCCAGAAGACTAGAAATGACCGGGGGCGCAGTGTCAACATTTAGTTGTCTGCATTCAAGCCCTCTTTCTTCCAGCCTCAGCTTAAGCATTTGTTTCTTCGGCGAACTCGATCGCGATCCCTCCCCGGATTCAGACCACGAAGCAGACGAACCagttgatgaaggaggaggtaGATTTGCAGCACGCGGCGTACGATCCGGATCGATGAGACGACGGCGCTTTGGAGTTGTTCCCTCCATTGAGTCTGAAGTAGGCGGACTGGGCAGCGCTGCCTTTCGCTTCGGGGTTTTGGAGAGGGCTTCGGATGGGGGGTATTCGTCGGGGAGGGAGGCGAGCCAAGAAGCCACACGCTGTTCAAGCATGTTGGCGTGGTTTTGACATTATTTGGCGATGGATTTGTTTGATGGGCATTTTTGGAGGTCgatggatgaagatggagtgcTGATGTCACAGAGGGTCGTGGGTTGGCGCGACAACAGCCCCACTGTATTGGATTTGCAGCGACGGTGATTTTATGGTTGATCATCGAGAACCGTTGTGtttttgagaagcttcagacTTTAAAAGAACGACGATTTTACGCGACAGCGCGTGTTGATCAAAGTCTACTAGGCTTTTGAGTGACGCCCATCATAAGAAGTCTTGTTGAAAGATGGAACTCACTGCCGATCACGGCGGGCCAAGAACAGCCCGGAGCCGATTAAACGGAGATGCAACCTTGGCAGAACTGAGAGAGTTCGGCCTAAACTCAATTAAAGCCTATCCATTCATATATCGCTTGTATTCGAATCCTTGATGTATATTTATGGTCACTTTTACCATCAAGATATTCGCGGTTCATCACGCAGTATCCGACATCGCAGTTGGCCGATGAGTCCGCGGCGACTGGTCGGAACACTGCATCCGCTCGACCGATCATCAATTCGACAATCGCAAGAGCAACAATTACGCAAATAAAGCTTCATAAACATATCTCTTCGTATTGGGTATCATTAAACTAACTATCCCACCATCAGCGCATTCCAACATCTCCCGTCAAACATTCTCCAAATACCGTATTGTACATTTCGACGTATCAGGCGATGATCTCGCAGGCATGTGCACACCCGCCGACGACGGTAAACTCTGTAGATCGTAAAAGTCAAAGTCCCCTGGATTTGTTGCGTTCGACGGTGATCGTTCGGGCCGGTCGTCGTGCTGTCGTTTCATGTCCTTGACTAGAGCGTAGAAGAAAGGAGTGTTGGAGACGATGCATGCGCAGAGAATCTCAATTGAAGCCCACTACTTCAGGTTAGTACAGCCCTAATGCAGGAATTAGAGGGGGAAATACCATCGATCGGGATCGTTGAGACACGGATtcgttgaggatgagagggAGGCGGAGGATCGTAATAGCTACCAACACAGCGCCAACGCTGAACAAGAAGCCAAGCTGTAGTTTCTCCTTGATATCGAGACGTAGATGTCGAAGCATCGGAAACGGGAGGATTATAAGCGCAAtgtttattattatattgcAAACCGCCATTAGTATCAGGTTGCCGACGGCGCGATTGCATGCGACTTCTGTGAGGTAAACGTTAGCTGACATGGTGGCGAAAAGTTTTCCTTTTCCGCTGCTTACTCGTATCATCGTAATTAAGCGCCCACATTCTATCACCTCGTTAGCAATGCCTAGAGACAATTTGTGGATGAAACGTACAGTGATAGAGGGCGACATTCGGCGAGGATTGTTATAATGACCGCAATGAAGGTAGCAATGATGAACCACCAGAGCGCATCCGTGACGGGTTTGCCCCAGCGAAAGACATCGATGAAGCGTGAATAAAAGGCCAACAGCCCCAACTTCAAGCACCACAAACTATCCAAATCAGCAAATCCCCTTCAGACGTATCGGTCCACATACAACATGGCGTAGAATATTCGCGCAGGGATGAGCAGCTTATGCGAAAGCTCTCTATCCCCATCAATACTCTGCACACTCTCCCCCCAAGTCtgcgcctccgcctccgtcGCAGGATCATACGTATGGTCCGGATTCAGCGTGAACGAGAGGAGTATACACACTGCGCGCCCAATAAGCGGGAGCACCGCGATGGTCATGTAAAAGTCATCGATGCGCCATCGGCGGTGGCATGTTCTGTGGATGTGGCAGCGGAATATGAGGCGGTACAGACACCTAGCTACAATGAGGGCGACGCATATAGCAGTCGATGCCAGCGTGAGGACTGCGTCCGAGGACGATGCCATGCCTGCTCATGGTGTTGTTACATGTCACGGAGAGGAGGGAGCGtttgtggaggaggagagacgAAGGGAATGGGGTTGGGGGAGGCGAATTGCCGGGTTTGCGGGGAACGGGGTCGTGTACCCAAGGGAAAGGATCTGGGGTTCAATCAAATTCTTCGTGAGTGGGCGGAGGGCGTGATGCTGTTGAAGGATTGAGACTAGGGTTTGTTGAGCTAACGACCGAGCTATCGTACGACGGGAATAGTTGGCGCCCACTTCAACGGCGGTTAACCGGAGACgatttctctctttcattCTCTGAAAAATCCTCATTTCGTCACTGTCAAGTCTGATGGTTGTGCAAAACGGTCGCTGATCCTTGCATTTTGACGTGCAGGGGACCTTGCGCTGTctcagatgaagacgagcGTTTTTAATTGACGGTCATTTGTTTCTGCGGCGTAGCAACGTCGTATCTCTAATTAACGGTTCTTCGCGAAAAACTGGGAACGGCAAACTCTAAATTGGCACTGTTGTTTACCGGGCGCGTGCATTCATCTGGACCGTTTCATCGCCGTTGAAAGCATGGATGGGAAAGCTCATTTTGGTGAATTGGTCTCTGCcgctttgactttgagcgCACCGATCCGGGCGGAAGTCAATGTGTTGTACAGCGACGATCAATAGCAACGGTTGTTGCGATCGACGAATGTCGCGCGTGCACGCACAGACAGACTGGAGCTATTTCGAGACTGGTGAGTGATGGATGTCGGTCCGCAAAGATGGTTTAGCGTCGGTGTAGTCAACTGAGCTTTGGAATGGTGGCATTTTAGTTCATTGACTGCCTGAGCTCAACTTCACCCCGCGACTCAATCGTTGACCATGGCTTGTGATGGAAAATTGACGTTGCATCATGAAATTGATGTGATGGATTCAATTTATTCCCACAAAGATACTGGTGACCTTTGTTTACTCTGTAGGTAACCGTGTTCCTCGCGACTACCCTGTAGTGCACCATCGTTGCTTAATCATCACAGTGATGGCAGATTCACGGCTGTTGGGCAGCAACTCGTCGTTTGACTGCCAGCCTTGCGCAAAAACGTGCAACTTTTCATAAAAAACAAACCATGAGATCAGTATACTGAGAAACTATAAACGGTTTGATGCGCCAGTATCTCATTGTGACTGCTCATTGTAACACATACACAGAGTATAA harbors:
- a CDS encoding hypothetical protein (EggNog:ENOG41) gives rise to the protein MLEQRVASWLASLPDEYPPSEALSKTPKRKAALPSPPTSDSMEGTTPKRRRLIDPDRTPRAANLPPPSSTGSSASWSESGEGSRSSSPKKQMLKLRLEERGLECRQLNVDTAPPVISSLLDTIQEIGSRIEILPADKKSAILESPFLREQNARLWRFAFKEEGDDTLPGRVPLPEEIVQICNYARHCHDTNHEEAAWNMEVHHRLLEAILREPDASTAAPLNFTSCTTARPHRRFVPYSSTAKMIDFCLYLNPTDSPALQALGRQTPTLTVNHTDFAPLQLSPIVLSIETKRPGKELDAAQLQMGVWHAAQWSFLRSVIGLTPQPLTAEEEIQRNQKANEVLGQLGFIPGIIVQGHRWLFVFSTLEGDKTVLWTERQFGTTQSILDTYAVVAGIRELARWARDVYVPWFRANVLAGFQSTEVG